Proteins encoded within one genomic window of Pygocentrus nattereri isolate fPygNat1 chromosome 7, fPygNat1.pri, whole genome shotgun sequence:
- the LOC108416309 gene encoding von Willebrand factor A domain-containing protein 5A-like — protein MEHREKKDESLREKVVELSVQSGVSSSFTAFLAVHKGSGQPVKGPLVRDAIPASYLEYDEEYDSDPGHQGKPCELYIPSSWHSPVCEYSVRASASPHCPAQREPYLDLVSLQKAAGNWDLEAKLFDVLGKTEQELAKQKPLQVDSAVWATVLALIWLHGFRTPEQEEWKFIAMKATSWIRSQKVENLSECVQAGNAVLGCRVEEEHLTYICPRHCHYYH, from the exons ATGGAGCATAGGGAAAAGAAAGATGAGAGCTTAAGAGAAAAggtggtggagctcagcgtgcaGTCGGGAGTGAGCAGCTCTTTCACTGCTTTCCTTGCCGTCCACAAGGGCAGTGGACAGCCAGTGAAAGGACCGTTGGTGAGGGATGCAATACCAGCATCATATCTAGAATATG ATGAAGAGTACGATTCAGATCCTGGACACCAAG GAAAGCCCTGTGAACTCTACAT ACCATCAAGTTGGCATTCACCTGTATGTGAATATTCAGTGAGGGCATCCGCTTCACCAC ACTGTCCTGCCCAGAGGGAGCCCTACCTGGACCTGGTTTCTCTTCAGAAAGCGGCAGGGAACTGGGATTTGGAGGCCAAACTCTTTGACGTGCTTGGCAAGACAGAACAGGAACTGGCCAAACAGAAGCCTCTACAG GTGGACAGTGCAGTGTGGGCCACtgttctggctctgatctggctTCACGGCTTCAGGACACCTGAACAGGAAGAGTGGAAGTTCATTGCTATGAAAGCCACATCCTGGATCCGTTCTCAGAAAG TGGAGAACCTGTCTGAGTGTGTCCAGGCTGGAAATGCTGTGCTGGGCTGTCGGGTGGAAGAAGAGCATCTGACCTACATCTGTCCACGACACTGCCATTACTACCATTAG